In one Melaminivora jejuensis genomic region, the following are encoded:
- a CDS encoding DUF4126 domain-containing protein, with protein sequence MDQLWLSLVQWLHTIGLHVDASTSRAVAEGAARATQQLDMPGLLALAAALGWASGFRLYAVVFIVGSLGALGWLALPAGLAVLMHPAVLGTSGLMLLVEFFADKIPWLDSAWDALHAFIRVPAGMALAAGVFSADSATMAVVAALLGGSLSATALATKMTTRAAVNTSPEPFSNWGLSFFEDGLVVAVVWLATQHPLLFGLALVLMLALSALLLAVLFKFLRAVLRRMSSLFSGSAKVA encoded by the coding sequence ATGGATCAGCTCTGGCTCTCCCTCGTCCAATGGCTGCACACCATCGGCCTGCACGTCGATGCGAGCACCTCGCGCGCCGTGGCCGAGGGCGCGGCGCGCGCCACGCAGCAGCTGGACATGCCCGGCCTGCTGGCGCTGGCCGCCGCCCTGGGCTGGGCCAGCGGCTTTCGGCTGTATGCGGTGGTCTTCATCGTCGGCAGCCTGGGCGCGCTGGGCTGGCTGGCGCTGCCGGCAGGCCTGGCCGTGCTGATGCATCCGGCGGTGCTGGGCACGAGCGGCCTGATGCTGCTGGTCGAGTTCTTTGCCGACAAGATCCCCTGGCTGGACAGCGCCTGGGATGCCTTGCACGCCTTCATCCGCGTGCCGGCGGGCATGGCGCTGGCGGCGGGCGTGTTCAGCGCCGACAGCGCCACCATGGCCGTGGTGGCGGCGCTCTTGGGCGGATCGCTGTCGGCCACGGCGCTGGCCACCAAGATGACCACGCGCGCGGCCGTGAACACCTCGCCCGAGCCGTTTTCCAACTGGGGCCTGTCGTTTTTCGAGGACGGCCTGGTCGTCGCCGTGGTCTGGCTGGCCACGCAGCACCCGCTGCTGTTCGGCCTGGCGCTGGTGCTGATGCTGGCGCTGTCGGCACTGCTGCTCGCAGTGCTTTTCAAATTTCTGCGCGCCGTGCTGCGGCGCATGTCTTCTTTGTTTTCCGGCTCTGCCAAGGTGGCCTGA
- a CDS encoding enoyl-CoA hydratase/isomerase family protein — protein sequence MSQNSSQNSSQNLSISQTGAVARITLTQPEVRNAFSDEVIAEITAAFADVGARADVRAIVLAAEGPAFCAGANLNWMRRMADYTRAENLQDAAKLAEMLRVIYECEKPTIARVQGDVYAGGMGLVAACDMAVSVDTAGYCLSEVKLGLIPATISPYVIRAMGARAAHRYFLTAERFDAAEALRIGFVHQVVVADQLDAAVDALAKALASASPNAVRACKRLVQDVAERAIDAQLIAATVAGIADIRASDEGREGVQSFLQKRKPGWLA from the coding sequence ATGAGCCAGAACTCTTCCCAGAACTCCTCCCAGAACCTGTCCATCAGCCAAACGGGCGCTGTCGCGCGCATCACACTGACCCAGCCCGAGGTGCGCAACGCCTTCAGCGACGAGGTCATCGCCGAGATCACCGCCGCCTTTGCCGACGTGGGCGCGCGCGCCGATGTGCGCGCCATCGTGCTGGCCGCAGAAGGCCCGGCGTTCTGCGCCGGCGCCAACCTGAACTGGATGCGCCGCATGGCCGACTACACGCGCGCGGAGAACCTGCAGGACGCCGCCAAGCTGGCCGAGATGCTGCGCGTGATCTACGAGTGCGAAAAGCCGACGATTGCCCGCGTGCAGGGCGACGTCTATGCCGGCGGCATGGGGCTGGTCGCCGCCTGCGACATGGCGGTCAGCGTGGACACGGCGGGCTACTGCCTGTCCGAAGTGAAGCTGGGCCTGATCCCGGCGACCATCAGCCCCTACGTCATCCGCGCCATGGGCGCGCGTGCGGCGCACCGCTACTTCCTGACCGCCGAGCGCTTCGACGCCGCCGAGGCGCTGCGCATCGGCTTCGTGCATCAGGTGGTGGTAGCCGACCAGCTCGATGCCGCCGTCGATGCGCTGGCCAAGGCGCTGGCCAGCGCCAGCCCGAATGCCGTGCGCGCCTGCAAGCGCCTGGTGCAGGACGTGGCCGAGCGCGCGATCGACGCGCAGCTCATCGCCGCCACGGTGGCGGGTATTGCCGACATCCGCGCCAGCGACGAGGGGCGCGAGGGCGTGCAGTCGTTCTTGCAAAAACGCAAGCCGGGGTGGCTGGCGTGA